GCCCAGGTCATGGCCGCGCTCGATGATGACGTTGCCGTCCGCATCGACCGCATCGGTGGCCAGGGTGCGGGCGAACGCCGAGGTCTCGACGTGCGCATCGCGGATGAGCGTGCCGTCGTGGCCGCGCTCGGCCAGCGTGACATTGATGCCGCGTTCGGTCTCGCAGTCGTGCTCGCGGACGATGACGTCCTGCGACACGTCCACCAGACGACGGGTCAGGTAACCCGAGTCGGCGGTACGAAGAGCGGTGTCGGCCAGACCCTTACGGGCACCGTGGGTGTTGATGAAGTACTCCAGCACCGTCAGGCCCTCACGGAACGAGGACTTGATCGGGCGCGGGATGAACTCACCCTTCGGGTTGGTCACCAGACCCTTCATGCCTGCCAGGGTGCGCGTCTGGGTGAGGTTACCCGTGGCGCCCGACTTCACGATCGTGATGATCGGGTTGTCCGCGGGGTAGAACTCCTCCAGCGCCTTACCGACCTCTTCGGTGGCGTCCTGCCAGATCTTGACCAGCGACTCGTTGCGCTCGGTGTGGTTCAGCGCGCCGCGCTGGTACTTGCGCTCGATCGCGTCGGCCTCGGCCTCGTGCCGCTCCAGGATCTCCTGCTTCTGCGGCGGCACCAGGACGTCTGCCATCGACACGGTGACACCCGAACGGGTGGCCCAGTAGAAGCCGGCGTCCTTGAGCTTGTCGACGGTCTGCGCCACCACGATCATCGGGAAGCGCTCGGCCAGATCGTTGATGATCCGGGCCTGGACCTTCTTGTGCATCTGCTCGTTGACGAACGGATAGCTCTTCGGCAGCAGCTCGTTGAACATGACGCGGCCCAGCGTGGTCTCCGCGGTCCACGCATCGCCCGGCTTCCAGCCGTTCTGGAACAGTTCCGCCTCGATGTCGGCAGGCGGACGCAGCTCGGTCAGCCGCACCTTGATCTTGGCGCGCACGCTCAGCGCACCGCGGTCGAGCGCCATGATCGCCTCGGCCGGGCTGCTGTACACGCCCTGCTCGGGAGCGTCCTTGGTGGCGGGCTGGTACTCGCCCGTCGCACCCTCGACGAGCGTGGTCAGGTAGTACAGACCGGTCACCATGTCCAGACGCGGCATGGCCAGCGGCTTGCCCGACGCCGGCGACAGGATGTTGTTCGAGGACAGCATCAGGATGCGGGCCTCGGCCTGCGCCTCCGCGCTCAGCGGAAGGTGCACGGCCATCTGGTCACCGTCGAAGTCGGCGTTGAAGGCCTCACACACCAGCGGGTGCAGCTGGATGGCCTTGCCCTCGACCAGCTGCGGCTCGAAGGCCTGGATGCCCAGACGGTGCAGCGTGGGTGCACGGTTGAGCAGCACCGGGTGCTCGGCGATGACCTCTTCGAGCACGTCCCACACCTGCGGACGCTGACGCTCGACCATGCGCTTGGCGCTCTTGATGTTCTGCGCGTGGTTCAGGTCGACCAGACGCTTCATCACGAACGGCTTGAACAGCTCGAGAGCCATCAGCTTCGGCAGACCGCACTGGTGCAGCTTGAGCTGCGGGCCGACCACGATGACCGAACGGCCCGAGTAGTCGACGCGCTTGCCGAGCAGGTTCTGACGGAACCGGCCCTGCTTGCCCTTGAGCAGATCCGACAGCGACTTGAGCGGACGGTTGCCCGGCCCGGTGACCGGGCGGCCGCGGCGACCGTTGTCGAACAGCGCGTCCACCGACTCCTGCAGCATGCGCTTCTCGTTGTTGACGATGATCTCGGGCGCGCCGAGGTCGATCAGTCGCTTCAACCGGTTGTTGCGGTTGATCACGCGGCGGTACAGGTCGTTGAGGTCGGACGTCGCGAAGCGGCCACCGTCGAGCTGCACCATCGGGCGCAGCTCCGGCGGGATCACCGGAACGGCGTCGAGCACCATGCCCATGGGCGAGTTGCCCGACTGCTGGAAGGCCGCGACGACCTTCAGGCGCTTGAGGGCACGCAGCTTCTTCTGCCCCTTGCCGCTGCGGATGACCTCACGCAGCGACTCGGCCTCGGCGTCGATGTCGAAGTTCTCGATGAGCTTCTTGATCGACTCCGCACCCATGGCGCCGGTGAAGTACTCGCCGTAGCGGTCCTGCAGCTCGCGGTAGAGCACCTCGTCGACGATGAGCTGCTTGGGCGCCAGCTTGGTGAAGGTGTTCCAGATCTCGTCGAGCCGGTCCAGCTCACGCTGGGCCCGGTCGCGGAGCTGGCGCATCTCGCGCTCGCCGCCGTCGCGCACCTTGCGGCGCACGTCGGACTTGGCACCCTCGGCCTCCAGCTCGGCCAGGTCGGCCTCGAGCTTCTGGGCGCGGGCCTCCAGGTCGGCGTCGCGCTGATCCTCGACGGCCTTGCGCTCGACGGCCATCTCGGCTTCGAGGGTGGACAGCTCGTTGTGCCGCATCTCGTCGTCGACCGAGGTGATCACGTAGGCCGCGAAGTAGATGATCTTCTCGAGATCCTTCGGGGCCAGGTCCAGCAGGTAGCCGAGGCGCGACGGGACGCCCTTGAAGTACCAGATGTGCGTGACGGGCGCGGCCAGCTCGATGTGGCCCATCCGCTCACGACGCACCTTGGCGCGGGTCACCTCGACGCCGCAGCGCTCACAGATGATGCCCTTGAACCGGACGCGCTTGTACTTGCCGCAGTAGCACTCCCAGTCGCGAGTCGGTCCGAAGATCTTCTCGCAGAACAGGCCGTCCTTTTCCGGCTTCAGCGTGCGGTAGTTGATGGTCTCGGGCTTCTTGACCTCGCCATAAGACCAGTTGCGGATGTCGTCCGCGGTCGCCAGACCGATGCGGAGTTCATCGAAGAAGTTGACGTCTAGCACGTAACTCCCTTTCCCCTTGCGGGTGTTGAAACTTGACTACTGAGGCGGTCTTCGGACGAGGCGCTAGGCAAGGTCCTCGACAGACGCGGACTCGTTGCGGGACAGGTTGATTCCCAGGTTCGCGGCAGCGCGCTCCAGGTCCTCGTCGTCACCGTCGCGCATCTCGATCGCTGCGCCGTCGCTGGAGAGCACCTCGACGTTGAGGCACAGCGACTGCAGCTCCTTGAGCAACACCTTGAACGACTCGGGGATACCGGGTTCCGGGATGTTCTCGCCCTTGACGATCGCCTCGTACACCTTGACGCGGCCCACGGTGTCGTCGGACTTGATGGTCAGCAGCTCCTGCAGGGTGTAGGCAGCGCCGTAGGCCTGCATGGCCCAACATTCCATCTCACCGAAGCGCTGACCACCGAACTGCGCCTTACCACCGAGCGGCTGCTGGGTGATCATCGAGTACGGACCGGTCGAACGCGCGTGGATCTTGTCGTCCACCAGGTGGTGCAGCTTCAGGATGTACATGTAGCCCACCGTCACCGGGTACGGGAACGGTTCACCACTGCGGCCGTCGAACAGCGTCGCCTTGCCGTCGGCGTTGACCATGACCTCGCCGTCGCGGTTCGGCAGCGTCGACCCGAGCAGACCCGCGAGCTCGGCCTCCTGGGCACCGTCGAACACCGGGGTCGCCACGATGCTGTCCGAGGGAGCCGAGTACAGCTCCTCGGGCAGCTTGGACGCCCAGTCCGGCACACCCTCGGCGCCGGCCACGTCGATGTTCCAGCCGGCCTTGGCCACCCACCCGAGGTGGGTCTCCAGGATCTGGCCGATGTTCATACGACGCGGCACACCGTGGGTGTTCAGGATGATGTCGACCGGGGTGCCGTCGGGCAGGAACGGCATGTCCTCGACGGGCAGGATCTTGCCGATGACGCCCTTGTTGCCGTGGCGTCCGGCGAGCTTGTCGCCGTCGGAGATCTTGCGCTTCTGTGCGACGTACACGCGGACCAGCTCGTTGACGCCGGCAGGCAGTTCGTCGTCGTCCTCGCGGGAGAACACGCGGATGCCGATGACCTTGCCGGACTCACCGTGCGGCACCTTCAGCGACGTGTCGCGGACCTCGCGCGCCTTCTCACCGAAGATCGCGCGCAGCAGCCGCTCCTCCGGGGTCAGCTCGGTCTCCCCCTTCGGGGTGACCTTGCCGACCAGGATGTCGCCGTCACGGACCTCGGCGCCGATGCGGACGATGCCGCGCTCGTCGAGGTCGGCCAGCACCTCGTCGGAGACGTTCGGGATGTCCCGGGTGATCTCCTCGGCGCCCAGCTTGGTGTCGCGGGCATCGATCTCGTGCTCTTCGATGTGGATCGAGGTGAGCACGTCCTCTTCGACCAGGCGGTTGGAGAGGATGATCGCGTCCTCGTAGTTGTGGCCTTCCCACGGCATGATCGCCACGAGCAGGTTCTTGCCGAGGGCCATCTCACCGTTCTGGGTGCAGGGGCCGTCGGCGATGACCTGGCCTGCCTCGACACGCTGGCCGGCGTCCACGATCGGACGCTGGTTGGCGCACGTGCCGTGGTTGGACCGGGCGAACTTGCGCAGCCGGTACGACTGGCGCGTGCCGTCGTCGGCCATGACGGTGATGTAGTCGGCGCTGACCTCTTCGATGACGCCGGTCTTGTCGGCGACGACGACGTCACCGGCGTCGATCGCGGCACGCAGCTCCATACCGGTGCCCACCAGCGGTGCCTCGCTGCGCACCAGCGGAACCGCCTGGCGCTGCATGTTGGCACCCATCAGGGCGCGGTTGGCGTCGTCGTG
This region of Mycolicibacterium goodii genomic DNA includes:
- a CDS encoding DNA-directed RNA polymerase subunit beta'; the protein is MLDVNFFDELRIGLATADDIRNWSYGEVKKPETINYRTLKPEKDGLFCEKIFGPTRDWECYCGKYKRVRFKGIICERCGVEVTRAKVRRERMGHIELAAPVTHIWYFKGVPSRLGYLLDLAPKDLEKIIYFAAYVITSVDDEMRHNELSTLEAEMAVERKAVEDQRDADLEARAQKLEADLAELEAEGAKSDVRRKVRDGGEREMRQLRDRAQRELDRLDEIWNTFTKLAPKQLIVDEVLYRELQDRYGEYFTGAMGAESIKKLIENFDIDAEAESLREVIRSGKGQKKLRALKRLKVVAAFQQSGNSPMGMVLDAVPVIPPELRPMVQLDGGRFATSDLNDLYRRVINRNNRLKRLIDLGAPEIIVNNEKRMLQESVDALFDNGRRGRPVTGPGNRPLKSLSDLLKGKQGRFRQNLLGKRVDYSGRSVIVVGPQLKLHQCGLPKLMALELFKPFVMKRLVDLNHAQNIKSAKRMVERQRPQVWDVLEEVIAEHPVLLNRAPTLHRLGIQAFEPQLVEGKAIQLHPLVCEAFNADFDGDQMAVHLPLSAEAQAEARILMLSSNNILSPASGKPLAMPRLDMVTGLYYLTTLVEGATGEYQPATKDAPEQGVYSSPAEAIMALDRGALSVRAKIKVRLTELRPPADIEAELFQNGWKPGDAWTAETTLGRVMFNELLPKSYPFVNEQMHKKVQARIINDLAERFPMIVVAQTVDKLKDAGFYWATRSGVTVSMADVLVPPQKQEILERHEAEADAIERKYQRGALNHTERNESLVKIWQDATEEVGKALEEFYPADNPIITIVKSGATGNLTQTRTLAGMKGLVTNPKGEFIPRPIKSSFREGLTVLEYFINTHGARKGLADTALRTADSGYLTRRLVDVSQDVIVREHDCETERGINVTLAERGHDGTLIRDAHVETSAFARTLATDAVDADGNVIIERGHDLGDPAIDALLAAGITQVKVRSVLTCTSATGVCAMCYGRSMATGKLVDIGEAVGIVAAQSIGEPGTQLTMRTFHQGGVTGGADIVGGLPRVQELFEARVPRNKAPIADVAGRVRLEESDKFFKITIVPDDGGEEVVYDKLSKRQRLRVITHEDGTEGVLSDGDHVEVGDQLMEGAADPHEVLRVQGPREVQIHLVKEVQEVYRAQGVSIHDKHIEVIVRQMLRRVTIIDSGSTEFLPGSLTERAEFEAENRRVVAEGGEPAAGRPVLMGITKASLATDSWLSAASFQETTRVLTDAAINCRSDKLNGLKENVIIGKLIPAGTGISRYRNIQVQPTEEARAAAYTIPSYEDQYYSPDFGQATGAAVPLDDYGYSDYR